From Oreochromis aureus strain Israel breed Guangdong linkage group 4, ZZ_aureus, whole genome shotgun sequence, a single genomic window includes:
- the LOC120439827 gene encoding uncharacterized protein LOC120439827: protein MDAADALVDRFFSWVELQKECADKLDKLADELEETQKNVNTAKVVGSSLSVGGAAAMTAAGVATMITGGAALPVIAMAGGAASWAGLATDASCDVVNLTRAEKTSEEAEEVVEKIENLHEEIDKLLESLKKEFQKKEDHDDSCSDDHLMESILREMAKRNGLIVDDTVSLKKILEDHVQCLKPVILSFFSLEISVTATVIAKSVRKLLTKGGTKAAKGVAKSVAGKTAGKAVGRMAGGILGLLFSVPELIENWNNMDICETEASKSLKENAKAIRTESENMKKGLQEILNVFRRLAKVKDCIDNRTRSSDDKKELIEFAVEHCKDEDALQWLRENSEFETFFKLIDLFRFLTKKKEEKKLHSNNIDITFVAHGSITDSMISANCLLPLSKITDVVLYSPWNCAIDAKVAYGVATGLIEPQHRVFSCETPDQERCCCCHCRSCRNKKVCEVPDADHQPTKRPDEWNSMKKAGDRKIPNIMLRPLRQRKDGAWKNFEILKDKYCEPEGNRIIVPFIFPGRRKEEVPFFVVSLALSQVLLFSRFQATLHLTACLGKISREIKIDEDTLKEQYACTIDSTRMTSSQGKPRQKNKRLFKAFKVLFG from the exons atggATGCTGCTGACGCTCTGGTTGATAGATTCTTCTCTTGGGTGGAGCTACAGAAAGAATGTGCTGACAAACTGGACAAACTGGCTGATGAGTTGGAGGAAACACAGAAGAATGTTAACACTGCTAAAGTTGTGGGCAGTTCTCTATCTGTGGGTGGAGCCGCTGCCATGACTGCAGCAGGTGTAGCAACCATGATCACAGGTGGAGCAGCACTACCTGTTATAGCTATGGCAGGTGGAGCAGCATCCTGGGCTGGTTTAGCTACTGACGCATCGTGTGATGTTGTAAATCTCACCAGAGCAGAAAAAACCTCGGAAGAGGCTGAAGAAGTTGTAGAGAAGATTGAGAATCTTCATGAGGAGATTGACAAACTTTTGGAGTCACTGAAAAAGGAATTTCAGAAGAAAGAAGATCACGATGACTCCTGTAGTGATGATCACCTGATGGAGAGCATCCTGAGAGAAATGGCCAAACGTAACGGACTGATAGTAGATGACACTGTCAGTTTAAAGAAGATCCTGGAAGATCACGTTCAGTGTCTGAAGCCAGTgatcttgtctttcttttcattAGAAATCTCGGTCACTGCAACAGTCATAGCCAAGTCTGTGAGAAAGTTACTGACAAAAGGAGGAACAAAAGCAGCAAAGGGAGTAGCGAAGAGTGTAGCTggaaaaacagcaggaaaagcTGTGGGACGT ATGGCAGGAGGAATACTTGGACTTCTGTTCTCAGTTCCAGAGCTGATTGAGAACTGGAACAACATGGACATCTGTGAGACAGAAGCCAGTAAGAGCCTGAAAGAGAACGCTAAGGCCATACGGACCGAGTCTGAGAACATGAAGAAAGGCCTTCAGGAAATCCT AAATGTCTTTCGGAGGTTAGCCAAAGTTAAAGACTGCATAGACAACAGGACGAGGAGCAGCGATGACAAGAAAGAATTAATAGAGTTTGCAGTGGAACATTGCAAAGATGAAGATGCTCTGCAGTGGCTGAGAGAAAACTCAGAGTTTGAAACTTTCTTCAAACTCATTGATTTGTTTCGAttcttgacaaaaaaaaaggaagaaaagaagcTCCACTCCAACAACATTGACATCACCTTTGTAGCACATGGATCGATCACAGACTCCATGATATCAGCCAACTGTTTGCTGCCTCTGTCCAAAATCACTGATGTGGTCCTGTACTCTCCCTGGAACTGTGCCATCGATGCTAAAGTAGCCTACGGTGTTGCTACAGGACTCATAGAGCCTCAGCACAGAGTTTTCAGCTGTGAAACTCCTGATCAGGAACGTTGTTGCTGCTGTCATTGTCGCTCctgtagaaataaaaaagtCTGTGAAGTTCCTGATGCAGATCATCAACCCACAAAACGTCCAGATGAGTGGAACTCCATGAAGAAGGCTGGAGATCGAAAGATTCCTAACATCATGCTGCGTCCACTACGACAACGCAAGGACGGTGCTTGGAAAAATTTTGAGATTCTCAAGGATAAGTATTGTGAACCTGAGGGAAACCGCATCATTGTCCCATTTATCTTCCCAGggaggagaaaagaagaagtCCCATTCTTTGTTGTCTCCTTGGCTCTGTCTCAGGTGCTCCTGTTCTCCAGGTTTCAAGCCACACTCCATCTCACTGCCTGTTTGGGAAAAATATCCAGAGAAATAAAAATTGATGAAGACACCCTGAAGGAGCAGTATGCCTGCACCATCGACAGCACAAGAATGACATCTTCACAAGGCAAGCCAcgacaaaagaacaaaagattgTTCAAAGCTTTTAAAGTTCTGTTTGGTTAG
- the nr1d1 gene encoding nuclear receptor subfamily 1 group D member 1 isoform X1, whose protein sequence is MDTNNNNNSGGVISYVGSSGGSPTRTSPVSMYSENSNSQSFFTSSSSLTPPFLSSGSSSGSAGDDGSSSASSSAGGSPRGRDDGGSLRTSPSKSVASLTKLNGMVLLCKVCGDVASGFHYGVHACEGCKGFFRRSIQQNIQYKKCVKNESCTIVRINRNRCQQCRFKKCLSVGMSRDAVRFGRIPKREKQRMLAEMQSAMNNMVNDQLQSDFQLASLSSSSSSSSSSSSPCPGVTIAPQPQPSALPPAPSSPSPPASASSSSPPPPPLPAHQSSSPSCSPPPSPGMDSTISAIARAHRETFLYAHDKLANNHIYHNGEAELWQPNRCPNGYHANGLNTIYHHNNNLAAECYLPENSRTHHHRSNGRQSQQSGPAGHVTQEQRCPVKKQTGIVLACPMNMQPHADPSKTPQQIWEDFSLSFTPAVREVVEFAKHIPGFSDLSQNDQVTLLKAGTFEVLMVRFASLFNMKEQTVTFVSGATYSLEELRAMGMRDLLGAMFDFSHKLAALELDSEELGLFTAVVLVSADRSGIEDVVSVEQLQENLIRALRSLVNKSPVAPESEHLDVDSPRFTKLLLKLPDLRTLNNMHSEKLLSFRIDV, encoded by the exons ATGGAcacgaacaacaacaacaactcag GAGGCGTGATCTCCTACGTGGGCTCCTCCGGAGGCTCTCCCACTCGGACCAGTCCGGTCTCCATGTACAGCGAGAACTCCAACTCCCAGTCCttcttcacctcctcctcctccctcacccCGCCCTTCCTCAGCTCCGGCTCCAGCTCAGGGTCAGCCGGAGACGACGGCTCCTCCTCGGCCTCCTCCTCGGCGGGAGGCTCGCCTCGAGGCCGCGACGACGGCGGCTCTCTGAGGACGTCGCCCAGCAAGTCTGTGGCCAGTCTGACCA AGCTGAACGGCATGGTGCTGCTCTGTAAGGTCTGCGGCGACGTCGCCTCAGGTTTCCACTACGGCGTGCACGCCTGCGAAGGCTGCAAG GGCTTCTTCCGCCGCAGCATCCAGCAGAACATCCAGTACAAGAAGTGCGTGAAGAACGAGAGCTGCACCATCGTGAGGATCAACAGGAACCGCTGCCAGCAGTGCCGCTTCAAGAAGTGTCTGTCTGTGGGCATGAGCCGCGACG CGGTGCGTTTCGGGCGGATCCCGAAGCGCGAGAAGCAGAGGATGTTGGCCGAGATGCAGAGCGCCATGAACAACATGGTGAACGACCAGCTGCAGAGCGACTTCCAGCTCGCCAGCCTGTCGtcgtcctcctcttcctcatcctcttcctcctcgccGTGCCCGGGGGTGACCATCGCCCCCCAGCCTCAGCCCTCAGCCCTGCCTCCAGCCCCCTCCTCACCCTCCCCCCCTGCTTCggcttcctcttcctccccacCGCCACCACCTCTTCCTGCCCATCAGAGCTCCTCCCCCTCCTGCTCCCCACCCCCCAGCCCCGGGATGGACTCCACCATCAGCGCCATTGCTCGCGCTCACCGGGAGACGTTCCTATATGCTCACGACAAGCTGGCCAATAACCACATCTACCACAATGGAGAGGCGGAGCTCTGGCAGCCCAACCGCTGCCCAAACGGTTACCATGCCAACGGCCTCAACACCATCTACCACCACAATAACAACCTGGCCGCAGAGTGCTACCTGCCGGAAAACAGCCGCACACATCATCACCGTAGCAACGGGAGGCAAAGCCAGCAGAGCGGTCCCGCTGGTCATGTGACCCAGGAGCAGCGCTGTCCAGTGAAGAAGCAGACGGGGATCGTGCTG GCTTGTCCAATGAACATGCAGCCTCACGCCGACCCCTCGAAGACCCCACAGCAGATATGGGAGGACTTCTCGCTGTCTTTCACGCCCGCCGTCAGGGAGGTGGTAGAGTTCGCCAAACATATCCCCGGATTCAGCGATCTGTCCCAGAACGACCAGGTGACCCTGCTGAAGGCAGGCACCTTTGAG GTGCTGATGGTGCGTTTTGCGTCGCTGTTTAACATGAAGGAGCAGACGGTGACGTTCGTCTCCGGCGCCACCTACAGCCTGGAGGAGCTGCGAGCAATGGGCATGAGGGACCTGCTGGGAGCCATGTTTGACTTCAGCCACAAGCTGGCGGCGCTGGAGCTGGACAGCGAGGAGCTCGGACTCTTCACCGCCGTGGTGCTCGTGTCAGCAG ACCGCTCCGGCATCGAAGACGTGGTGTCGgtggagcagctgcaggagaaTCTGATACGCGCTCTTCGCTCGTTGGTCAACAAGTCACCCGTTGCCCCAGAGAGCGAGCACCTCGACGTGGACTCGCCGCGCTTCACCAAACTGCTGTTGAAGTTGCCCGACCTGCGGACACTCAACAACATGCACTCTGAGAAGCTGCTGTCTTTCCGCATCGACGTTTGA
- the nr1d1 gene encoding nuclear receptor subfamily 1 group D member 1 isoform X2 encodes MYSENSNSQSFFTSSSSLTPPFLSSGSSSGSAGDDGSSSASSSAGGSPRGRDDGGSLRTSPSKSVASLTKLNGMVLLCKVCGDVASGFHYGVHACEGCKGFFRRSIQQNIQYKKCVKNESCTIVRINRNRCQQCRFKKCLSVGMSRDAVRFGRIPKREKQRMLAEMQSAMNNMVNDQLQSDFQLASLSSSSSSSSSSSSPCPGVTIAPQPQPSALPPAPSSPSPPASASSSSPPPPPLPAHQSSSPSCSPPPSPGMDSTISAIARAHRETFLYAHDKLANNHIYHNGEAELWQPNRCPNGYHANGLNTIYHHNNNLAAECYLPENSRTHHHRSNGRQSQQSGPAGHVTQEQRCPVKKQTGIVLACPMNMQPHADPSKTPQQIWEDFSLSFTPAVREVVEFAKHIPGFSDLSQNDQVTLLKAGTFEVLMVRFASLFNMKEQTVTFVSGATYSLEELRAMGMRDLLGAMFDFSHKLAALELDSEELGLFTAVVLVSADRSGIEDVVSVEQLQENLIRALRSLVNKSPVAPESEHLDVDSPRFTKLLLKLPDLRTLNNMHSEKLLSFRIDV; translated from the exons ATGTACAGCGAGAACTCCAACTCCCAGTCCttcttcacctcctcctcctccctcacccCGCCCTTCCTCAGCTCCGGCTCCAGCTCAGGGTCAGCCGGAGACGACGGCTCCTCCTCGGCCTCCTCCTCGGCGGGAGGCTCGCCTCGAGGCCGCGACGACGGCGGCTCTCTGAGGACGTCGCCCAGCAAGTCTGTGGCCAGTCTGACCA AGCTGAACGGCATGGTGCTGCTCTGTAAGGTCTGCGGCGACGTCGCCTCAGGTTTCCACTACGGCGTGCACGCCTGCGAAGGCTGCAAG GGCTTCTTCCGCCGCAGCATCCAGCAGAACATCCAGTACAAGAAGTGCGTGAAGAACGAGAGCTGCACCATCGTGAGGATCAACAGGAACCGCTGCCAGCAGTGCCGCTTCAAGAAGTGTCTGTCTGTGGGCATGAGCCGCGACG CGGTGCGTTTCGGGCGGATCCCGAAGCGCGAGAAGCAGAGGATGTTGGCCGAGATGCAGAGCGCCATGAACAACATGGTGAACGACCAGCTGCAGAGCGACTTCCAGCTCGCCAGCCTGTCGtcgtcctcctcttcctcatcctcttcctcctcgccGTGCCCGGGGGTGACCATCGCCCCCCAGCCTCAGCCCTCAGCCCTGCCTCCAGCCCCCTCCTCACCCTCCCCCCCTGCTTCggcttcctcttcctccccacCGCCACCACCTCTTCCTGCCCATCAGAGCTCCTCCCCCTCCTGCTCCCCACCCCCCAGCCCCGGGATGGACTCCACCATCAGCGCCATTGCTCGCGCTCACCGGGAGACGTTCCTATATGCTCACGACAAGCTGGCCAATAACCACATCTACCACAATGGAGAGGCGGAGCTCTGGCAGCCCAACCGCTGCCCAAACGGTTACCATGCCAACGGCCTCAACACCATCTACCACCACAATAACAACCTGGCCGCAGAGTGCTACCTGCCGGAAAACAGCCGCACACATCATCACCGTAGCAACGGGAGGCAAAGCCAGCAGAGCGGTCCCGCTGGTCATGTGACCCAGGAGCAGCGCTGTCCAGTGAAGAAGCAGACGGGGATCGTGCTG GCTTGTCCAATGAACATGCAGCCTCACGCCGACCCCTCGAAGACCCCACAGCAGATATGGGAGGACTTCTCGCTGTCTTTCACGCCCGCCGTCAGGGAGGTGGTAGAGTTCGCCAAACATATCCCCGGATTCAGCGATCTGTCCCAGAACGACCAGGTGACCCTGCTGAAGGCAGGCACCTTTGAG GTGCTGATGGTGCGTTTTGCGTCGCTGTTTAACATGAAGGAGCAGACGGTGACGTTCGTCTCCGGCGCCACCTACAGCCTGGAGGAGCTGCGAGCAATGGGCATGAGGGACCTGCTGGGAGCCATGTTTGACTTCAGCCACAAGCTGGCGGCGCTGGAGCTGGACAGCGAGGAGCTCGGACTCTTCACCGCCGTGGTGCTCGTGTCAGCAG ACCGCTCCGGCATCGAAGACGTGGTGTCGgtggagcagctgcaggagaaTCTGATACGCGCTCTTCGCTCGTTGGTCAACAAGTCACCCGTTGCCCCAGAGAGCGAGCACCTCGACGTGGACTCGCCGCGCTTCACCAAACTGCTGTTGAAGTTGCCCGACCTGCGGACACTCAACAACATGCACTCTGAGAAGCTGCTGTCTTTCCGCATCGACGTTTGA
- the si:dkey-225f5.4 gene encoding uncharacterized protein si:dkey-225f5.4 isoform X2, which yields MQKVLWRQLFVLDSMMSLLEGLESAQQLMTQSCPPQPEGGARGRWKALKVESRSGVEETEALLRSLQDRIQQIHDRRHTLTQLAQHLHSKRQQSEQLESSLLKAQNALQSCDLQLAQLRAELEVTLGHLIEWQRLRDELQVHVSTTQDVMQINLLAFNQSELCVELRPHPSSDLLSNELEPLRLSVTWSHDNRFRLQVSEGTAGLAEDSLMGRRVELSAALLEVMRCYVGQAELLSEIQSLRSSFAIDWRPAQRLLVYLKTASLVCHLEVEEGYPRAGRARLLSVRRDGQHVDTSGLKPPSGELRLTEWLVFLHSSPLL from the exons ATGCAGAAGGTTCTGTGGCGTCAGCTGTTTGTCCTCGACTCCATGATGTCACTGCTGGAAGGTCTGGAGTCTGCCCAGCAACTGATGACACAGTCCTGCCCCCCACAgccag agggcGGGGCTCGGGGCAGGTGGAAGGCCCTGAAGGTGGAGAGCAGATCAGGGGTGgaggagacggaggcgctgctcAGATCTCTGCAGGACAGAATCCAACAGATCCACGACAGacgacacacactcacacagctgGCTCAACATCTGCATAGCAAG AGGCAGCAGAGTGAGCAGCTGGAGTCGTCTCTGCTGAAGGCCCAGAATGctttgcagtcatgtgaccttcAGCTGGCCCAGTTGAGGGCGGAATTAGAGGTGACACTCGGTCACCTGATTGAGTGGCAGCGACTTAGAGACGA GCTGCAGGTGCACGTCAGCACCACGCAGGATGTCATGCAGATCAACCTGCTCGCCTTCAACCAATCAGAGCTGTGTGTGGAGCTCAGGCCACACCCCTCTTCTGACTTGTTGTCCAATGAACTGGAGCCGCTGAGGCTGTCAGTCACCTGGAGCCATGACAACCGCTTCAGACTGCAG GTGAGCGAGGGGACGGCGGGCCTCGCGGAGGACAGCCTGATGGGCCGACGGGTGGAGCTGAGCGCCGCCCTGCTGGAAGTGATGCGGTGTTATGTTGGGCAGGCCGAGCTGTTGTCTGAGATCCAGAGCCTGCGGTCCAG CTTCGCTATCGACTGGCGCCCTGCCCAGCGCCTCCTCGTCTACCTGAAGACGGCATCGCTGGTGTGTCacctggaggtggaggagggataCCCACGCGCGGGGCGAGCGCGCCTGCTGTCCGTTCGGCGGGACGGGCAACATGTGGACACATCTGGGCTGAAG cCTCCCAGTGGTGAGCTGCGTCTGACCGAGTGGTTGGTGTTTCTCCACAGCAGTCCTCTCCTCTGA